Below is a genomic region from Kryptolebias marmoratus isolate JLee-2015 linkage group LG12, ASM164957v2, whole genome shotgun sequence.
TATACAAGATTAGCTTCACAGTAAATTATTCATCTGAATtctgaaaagaacattttgaatACATTCACTTTGTCACATATGTATGACATACAATAATATAAACGACAATACAAAATGATCATATTCTTCTTCATCAGTTTAATACACAGTCTATACACAAGAGTTTTTATATTGCCCTAAAAGAGCTTCCTGTACAGTTTTAAAGTGCAGTTTTATGAGTTTAGAAACACTTCAAAGAGACTGGCAACTGAATGCATTCTGTAAAAGATGCCAAAGGGAAGACCCACGTTCACAATAGCAGCCCACATGGTGAACTGGTAGAAGTTAGTTTCAGTGTCGTGGTCAAACTGGGGACGGGCACCAAATGCAGGCATGATCCACAGCTGTGGAAGACACAAACGTAAAGGTTAGTATTCAGTCAGTCTGAAATAGTGAATTTAGGGGGTGAGGGAGAAAAGTACTCACGATGACGTTGCCCAGCAGCAGAAAGGCGCAGACCTCCCTCAGCACTCGCCGCTTCCACAGCAGTTTGTGGTGGTGTTCCGCCGCCCCACCGTGGCACTGTGCTTCTGCCTCGGGGTCGGCTTTTTTCTCCGTTTCTCCTTTTTCGATGTTGTTTTCGGCGTTGTTTGACTTCATCACGTATGGAtttaccaccaccaccaccctgtCTGGCTCCACTTCGTGGAAGGGCTCCCGATGCAGGCCTTCAACGATGAAATAGTTCTGCAGGCCAAGCTGCATCACCATCAGCAAACCCCAGGCCAGGTTCAGCCTGTTCAGGTAGCCTTTGGCTCCGGTTGCTACCATGGCCACAATGGAGAAGTAGCTGATGATGAACTGGCCCAGCGAGGATCCCACCAGCAGCCCTATGTCCAGGCTGCGGGTGGGGTTCTTCTCGGTGCTGTGCTCCCTGTGATCCACCTTGTAGATGGCGCAGCCGATGATGCTGCAGATGGACATCAAGGTCACAATGACTATATTCATGACGAAGTGCATCATCACTGCGTGGTCACTGCTCTCCTTGTCGTTGTAGTTGGTCTTCATTTCAATCTCGTACATGGCGAACGTTGCCAGGCCTGCGACCACCATCACGATCCCCAAAATTGGACCAATCAAGATGCCCTTGAGGCTGAATTTGACGTGGTGGCTGAATTCAGCCGATACTCGCCCCACATTCTTCCACATGATGTAGGACATGGCTGAGGCAAAGAGGCAGTACTCAATATTGAAGGGGTACAGGTAGTAGTAGGCCTCCTTGAAGAAACTGCAGGAAGTGTGGCTGCATTTACAGGAGTCATCTCCGTAACCAGCTGCGAGACAggaaacagcacaaaaacagaaaagtgttaTTCTGTGGGGCACTCCTAATGACTCTGAAATCTATGTTTTATATCTTTGTCTGCTTCTGTCACCTCTGTTGATGTACAGGCTTCGTCTTGACAGCTTGGTGACGTTGGTCGGGTATTCAGGGATTATAGTTTGGTGAAGAGACTCCTCTGTGACTTCAGTCATCCAGATAAGTAGGTTTGTAGAGAGTGTGAGCATCAGCCCAcagctaaaacaagaaaataagcagaaaattaaattacaatCAAAGTAAACTGTAACTTCATCTGAgcacaacatttaaaattagACCACATTATAAAAAGTGTTGCCTTTGACTCTTAGGATTTATAAATTAGCTAGTTTTTAGACAAATCAAATGATTTTGCAACCAAAATGTGGTTTgagattattaaaattttttaggtctttttaaaatttatcaattaaaacattcaaaaggtACATATGAAATTGAAGAATTAGTTGacagtaaaaactaatttaatcaaTACAGATTGCAgtcaaacaaactgaatcacTAGAGGGTttgtcaattaaaaaacaagtagAAAAAGACAGCTCCTTTATGCACTCAGTGGTCTGGCATGCTCTCAGAGATCTTATATGTTTagagacaaaacagaagaaaacaaagatggaaatGTCTGAACTGCTCACCGTGCAAGGTTCCTTTGCCGCTGAACGCAGTCTTTTGAATGGACCCACAGAAAGTATGTCTGCAAGTTTAACATACAACCAGATTAATATTTTGCAGCCATCATAACTGGATTATGTAAACCATGCacgctggattttttttttttttttttaatcataccTGCACGAGAACGAAGACAAGTTGCACCACAGGGAATGCGACTTTAACAGCAGAATCACAGTGCAGATATCCCACGTAGCCGGCTATCTTGAAAATGTCCATGATGATGCTGAGGATTCCAAAAAGCACAAGTCCACCTGAAGTTGGAGAGAAACAGTCATGAAACAATCCAAGACTTTGTCTGTGCATggaatattttgtctttaaatgtttcctaCCTTTGAGCCATATTGGTCCAGCATGCTCGTCCTTGTAGTTGACGGCGTTTTGGTTCTTGATGGTGTAAATGGTGTAATAGATCATCCAGATGGAGGTGAAGAGgatgaggataatgaggaaaacatgcaggtcTTGAAAGTCGATGTTGACGCTTTGCGAAGTGCTGCCGCTGACCAAGCAACAGCCCAGCATCAGAATGTTCAGACAGATGATCCCGGACAGCATCCATCCCCAGTTTCGGCCTTTTTCTCTCACCACCTCAGTGGCTGAGGGGGTCAGCTCCAGTTTGCTCGTGCTCCTCGGCCGACCCGTCGAGCTGATGTTGGGAAAGTGCGTCTCCTCCATCTCTCTGTCCTTGGCTGTCATCTTGCAGGGATCACACAGGCTTCCAGTGCTCAAACATTCACAGGGAGTCTTGGGGTTGTAGCACATGTCTCTTCTCCCAGAAGCAGAGTGTTTGCTGCATCTGGAGGCAGATATGAGACATGGCAGGTTGAACAGCTACGCCCAGTCGCCAACCCCCCTTTAAAAGCAGATCCCGCCCCAAATGAAACTTTTCcaatggacagaaaaaaactgtcatCTAGTTGTTGCTACATGacattgcttttaaattaacaatgtcacttcttcctcttttgttctagtttgaacaaaatgtgaattttagcattttttccCAGTAAGAATTCACATTAACtattgtttttaacacaatttctCTGCATCACTTAAAATAATCAGGAGTAAcattaatttaagaaaaacaattttaacattttatcagtCCTGTGTAAAGTCAGTGATGctttaaagataaagaaaaggTTTCAAGATGCTCAGGAGCCTACCTGGAGAAGCCCGGTTCTGGAAGACGTCTGAGCTGCCGCTGCTTTTATACGCCCTCCAAACGCATTTGTTTACGCACAAGGagtcaaaaatgtcaaagtgttTGGATTACCAGCGTACCAGCAACAAACACAGCATGTTTAACGCAAAATAACGCCATAAAGTTCACCAGAAGCTTCttggaaaagttttttttttttctttctcagggTGTTTCCAAATCTGAGAAACAGGTTTCAGGTTTAACAGCATGTTTTCTGAtatgacacaaaacattttcatgttggGGATAAAAGTATCatatgtgcatgtttgtgcCAAACAGTGTTATACCTTATATAATCTAGAACTGCGCTGGATACTTATCATCAAAAAGACATTTACTCATATCtcctttttgcatttaaagcattttctgaATGTGGTTCTTCATCTTTCCTGCTGCAGATGACCACAGTCAGCCACCACCACCTCACAGATGATGCCAGCTTACTGCGAAGGCACAACGTTTCGATAAGTTATCCCGTTGATTCCATGCCTGAAGAGAATACTTTGAGTTCTTTAATGCTGCTCGTGACAGAGCGAGGAGATgagactttgtgttttgttccaTGTGAACTGCCCGAGGTGTGGTACATGAAAAgtttcctctgtgtttgtgcCTTTTGTCATGCAGGTTTTTAACTCTGTCAGAGAATGGGCCACTGGTGCAGCTAACTCTGaagattttgtctttttttatcaggGTGGGGCAAAAAGCTGACATTCTTCATTGCTTCAGTCCATTGAACTCATTAAGGCTTGCCTAAGCATTcgcatttatttaaagtaattgAAACTTTAGAATATAAGCAATTAAATGGGCATAAAAAAGGATCATGAGTCCTACAGTGTTACGTGATTTAATGCTGAATACCTTGAGAGgtaatttcttaatttaaaatactAAAGCACTGATAATTTCTTTACAGTCTGACTCCAAGCAGCCAAACTTTCTTACCATCTTTAACAGCAGCCTTGATCAGTAGTTCTCCGGggtttctgaaggtttttcacagtttttctttggactttggctgctttccACTCCTTTTCTGCCCAGACTTTATCCCCAACCTTAACTTACTGTGCAAAGTGTGCTTAAGAATGACGAAAATTGGTCAACTGGAGGACAAAGGATGGACTGTCACTTGAAGCAGGGAAGTCACCTCAGTTGGTGATAAAATgcaatcatttattttcaaacttagtttactttttaatttttcaaactttaaattaggaaatggaaacaaatgGTGTCTTTGTGAGGCTGCTATAATAACAAAGAGCCTTAAactccaatttaaaaatgtctctttagATGATCTGTTATGACCCTGGTTAGAGGTGTAACAAGACACTTATTCCACAAGACAGGACGGGTCCACGAGGACAAGACAGGAcaatattctatttttatttatattatatttcagttttatattttttctcctGTCTGATTTCTAGTCTTTTCAGACTATGAGAGGaggccaaacacaaaaaacttgtTGTGGAGACATTTTTAGTGATAAATTCACCAGTTTTCAACTAGACAGGAAATCTCATGAAGTTTTAGTCTTGCGCCTCAAACACTGGCGCATCCTTTGAGTTTAGGAGTGATTTAATGTCTAAATGATTCAGACTTAATGGCTTGacaagtaaacaacaaacaaacaaaaatcgtCTTAAAATGGTCAACTGGACCAAATAAAGAGTAAACAAGCAGCTAAAGTCCAAAGAATTTATTTTGCACAGGCTATTACTTTTACTTTCAACTTTACTGGACTGAcaaaaatatttgcttaaaattgTTCTATTAATGAGCTTGACATTTAAAGAAACGTGTCTAAATGTAATACCACGAATAAGTGACAGTCCCGTTAATGGAAACAGTTTAGACCTAAACAGAGCAGCACGCTATTGAGTAATGGCAAAATCAGGGTCAggacttgttttctttctttttttttcccagtaacTGCTCAGACTTGGTTCGAAGCCAGATAAGAAATGGCTGTCATTTTCATTAGGAGAACTTTTATTCTAAGCAGAAGTGCATGTGTCAGATCAGATGCTGACGCATTTAGGTCCTGTAATGTAAAGATTTCACAGCCTGCATCATATGTGTCTGCTCTGGTCCAGCTCGTCCACCGGGAGCACTACTGATCCACACGACGAGCCCCGCCGCGTCCCTGGAAACCACCGACGCTCTGCTCCGAGTCCTGGAGCCAGAGTCTCCGGGTGGACGGCCATGGAGCTGCTCTTCACAATGAAGagggtgatgatgatgacggGACGGAACGGAGCCGCGGACGGTGGCCTGATCCTGCACCATGAATGACAGGTACCATAAGGCGGCCAGGGACGGCTACCTGGACCTGCTGAAGGAGGCGACGAGGAAGGACCTGAACGCGCCGGACGAGGATGGCATGACCCCGACGCTATGGGCGGCTTATCACGGCAACCTGGAGGCTCTGCGGCTCATCGTGTCCCGGGGGTGGGTACGATTTATGACAGGATCAAGATTAGCCTACCATTCATCCTCAGACTTCTTTGCTGCAGGATGCTGATCTGATCGAGACTTTTAATCTctgttgccatttttttaagtaatgcatatcgcccgctgcctttcgtgccagagttgacagagttagagccgttttggtcaaaccttgaaaataaagttttctcagctactaccacatcaaatgtttgctcattatctgaaaaactggctgaattataccatgtttgtgtgtaagatcagttggctgtctGAAATCCGATTGCCTCCAAATTATAATCAGTTTTGTATGTACAATTTattcattactttctgaaagtttcatttaaatatgtccagtggctcatgagttattttgctaacagaaacacaggattgactccaacagttagtgccaaagttttaggtaaaaatCATAAGACCTTTTGAGcgtgtgttatgaatgactgcCAGCTACGAGCACACcgaatcttagctcaatatctgtaaaactgtctgaactgtagccagttttgttttctgaagtcagttgggtgtgtcggccatcttgaattggattgacttcaaatggtaatcagttgtagatgttcatttacTAATCATTGcatgaaagtttcactaaattctctccagtggttcttgaactattttgctaacagacagagttgactccaaatagttaattcTTATGCAAGTAATGCACCATGAACATTAGCAAATCTGCTTAAGCACCTAAGAAAGGACAAGAGTTGCCTTAATGCTTCAAACATTCCAAAACTTATTCTTATGTCATTAATTCTCTCATTATCAACATTCTGAGTTCGTTTATTTTGAGTATAATAAATGTGATGACAGTAGATtagcaaatgttaaaactgttaCAGCTAAAGctatgtcagtgttttatttaaaaagagaggCATGTTTTCTTACAAGCAGATGGCTCAAATAATGCGATTATTCAGAAAGGcttactttttttgtctgaattcatcatttcattttcactttaaccTAATTTAAGgagactatatatatatatatatataatgttagAGGTGGAACATTTCTGAGCAAAATGTCCAAATTTGATCTGGTAATTGAATGCAGCAGCACATTTCTCATCTTATCTGGTTGACCTGGTTTGCAAGCCAGCCAGAAAAAGTGGCCCGATGTCCGTTTGCTTCACtgagtcattttaaaaggaGGCATCCTCATTCTGTCCTGTCCAAAATGTCCAATGCTGTGAGCACAAAGGAAATGTGAAGCATAGATTTAGAGCCCCTGCTTTCACTGAAACACATTTGCACCTAGCTAAGAAAAGAACTATttggccttttttgttttgaggatgATTTATCTTTTCTGAAACTTCCATCTCCAATGAACCAGTGGCTTTTAAGAACCAAAACAACATCCAGTTGTCCTCTCTCAGGTCGGGACCTGATTTCAATTTTTCCCATGAattgaatgtaaacaaagcctcGGTGGCATTTGGATGCCAAGGACaa
It encodes:
- the otop2 gene encoding proton channel OTOP2, producing the protein MCYNPKTPCECLSTGSLCDPCKMTAKDREMEETHFPNISSTGRPRSTSKLELTPSATEVVREKGRNWGWMLSGIICLNILMLGCCLVSGSTSQSVNIDFQDLHVFLIILILFTSIWMIYYTIYTIKNQNAVNYKDEHAGPIWLKGGLVLFGILSIIMDIFKIAGYVGYLHCDSAVKVAFPVVQLVFVLVQTYFLWVHSKDCVQRQRNLARCGLMLTLSTNLLIWMTEVTEESLHQTIIPEYPTNVTKLSRRSLYINRAGYGDDSCKCSHTSCSFFKEAYYYLYPFNIEYCLFASAMSYIMWKNVGRVSAEFSHHVKFSLKGILIGPILGIVMVVAGLATFAMYEIEMKTNYNDKESSDHAVMMHFVMNIVIVTLMSICSIIGCAIYKVDHREHSTEKNPTRSLDIGLLVGSSLGQFIISYFSIVAMVATGAKGYLNRLNLAWGLLMVMQLGLQNYFIVEGLHREPFHEVEPDRVVVVVNPYVMKSNNAENNIEKGETEKKADPEAEAQCHGGAAEHHHKLLWKRRVLREVCAFLLLGNVILWIMPAFGARPQFDHDTETNFYQFTMWAAIVNVGLPFGIFYRMHSVASLFEVFLNS